A window from Pseudomonas sp. MRSN 12121 encodes these proteins:
- a CDS encoding sulfurtransferase translates to MNLPVPGTLVDADWLHSHLGHPALVVLDASVELPAPDFDGDYRVASGRDGWLQAHIPGSRHADLLTALADTRAGFSFALPDPAVSIQALAELGVGVGCSVVVYDRSDGFWAARLWWMLRGLGIDASVLDGGFRAWREAGLPQQRGPGVTPDAAAPWPHVPRAGLWIDRAGVEAVVRGQAPGLLVCALGAALFEGSATTRYARRGHIPGSHNLPARGLFDAQGRYLSRDALALAIGPTLLHGDAPLILYCGGGISAAANALALTLLGRRNVAIYDGSLQEWAADPRLPMTTGAAPA, encoded by the coding sequence ATGAACCTGCCTGTGCCCGGCACGCTGGTGGACGCCGACTGGCTACACAGCCACCTTGGCCATCCCGCGCTGGTCGTGCTGGACGCCAGCGTGGAACTGCCCGCCCCCGATTTCGATGGCGACTACCGGGTGGCCAGCGGCCGTGACGGCTGGCTGCAGGCGCATATTCCCGGATCGCGGCATGCCGACCTGCTGACGGCCCTGGCCGACACCCGCGCCGGTTTCAGCTTCGCCCTGCCCGACCCCGCCGTCTCGATCCAGGCCTTGGCCGAGCTGGGCGTGGGGGTCGGGTGCAGCGTGGTGGTCTACGACCGCAGCGACGGTTTCTGGGCGGCGCGCCTGTGGTGGATGTTGCGTGGCTTGGGCATCGATGCCTCGGTACTCGATGGCGGCTTCAGGGCCTGGCGCGAGGCGGGCTTGCCGCAACAGCGCGGGCCCGGCGTGACGCCCGACGCTGCCGCGCCCTGGCCGCACGTCCCGCGGGCCGGACTGTGGATCGACCGGGCCGGCGTCGAAGCGGTAGTCCGCGGGCAGGCGCCGGGGCTGTTGGTCTGTGCCCTGGGAGCCGCCTTGTTCGAAGGCTCGGCGACCACCCGTTACGCCCGGCGCGGGCACATACCCGGCAGCCATAACCTGCCGGCCCGGGGACTGTTCGATGCGCAAGGCCGCTACCTATCCAGGGATGCCCTGGCCCTGGCCATCGGACCGACGTTGCTGCACGGCGATGCCCCGTTGATTCTCTATTGCGGAGGCGGCATTTCCGCCGCCGCCAACGCCCTGGCCCTGACCCTGCTGGGTCGCCGGAACGTCGCCATTTACGACGGCTCGCTGCAGGAATGGGCCGCCGATCCGCGCTTACCAATGACTACCGGAGCAGCTCCGGCCTGA
- the pnuC gene encoding nicotinamide riboside transporter PnuC — protein sequence MSPLEIVAVFFNIAGVWLTTQRVRWCWPVSVVAVLLYAWIFFEVKLYSDMLLQGVFAVLQGYGWWRWSTGHMAAGKVQVERLPHEQAWRHLLAGLLGALLLGALMQRFTDAALPWFDALLTAFSLVASLWAARKYVASWWLWIVLDSAYVGLFLYKGLSLTAGLYAGFVILALYGLRTWAGELRRQESRSALDPACDSP from the coding sequence ATGTCGCCACTGGAAATAGTCGCCGTGTTCTTCAACATCGCCGGGGTCTGGCTCACCACGCAGCGGGTGCGCTGGTGCTGGCCGGTCAGCGTGGTCGCGGTCTTGCTGTATGCCTGGATCTTTTTCGAGGTGAAGCTGTATTCGGACATGCTCCTGCAGGGCGTATTCGCCGTCCTGCAGGGTTACGGCTGGTGGCGCTGGAGCACCGGGCACATGGCGGCGGGCAAGGTGCAGGTCGAGCGCCTGCCCCACGAGCAGGCCTGGCGCCATCTGCTGGCCGGACTGCTCGGAGCGCTGCTGCTGGGCGCCTTGATGCAGCGTTTCACCGACGCCGCCCTGCCCTGGTTCGACGCGCTGCTCACGGCGTTCAGCCTGGTGGCCAGCCTGTGGGCCGCACGCAAGTATGTGGCCAGCTGGTGGCTATGGATTGTGCTGGACAGCGCCTATGTCGGTCTGTTTTTGTACAAGGGTTTGTCGCTGACCGCGGGCTTGTATGCCGGCTTTGTGATCCTGGCCCTCTATGGCTTGCGCACCTGGGCCGGCGAACTGCGCCGGCAGGAGTCCCGGTCCGCGCTGGACCCGGCCTGCGACAGCCCCTGA
- a CDS encoding 5'-nucleotidase, lipoprotein e(P4) family: MRHTLLASAALLAAFLVGCQQQPPANDQLDAVLWTQTSIEHELIYRQVFASATRQLDVALATPDWDALPLPPRQLAGLPPAVIVDIDETLLDNIPLNARDIRNDQAYGYDRWNLWVEQARAQALPGAVAFVQAARQRGIKVYYLTNREHSQVRATVDNLRLRGFPVDSPEQVLAAGTPTGHCEQAGYGKDCRRQWVASQARVLLLAGDSLGDFVQAAHNSLDAQRRAVEPYLGWLGQRWFLLPNPTYGNWYSAPYGDQDDLPMARKRQLKQQALQLQP, encoded by the coding sequence ATGCGCCATACCCTGCTTGCCAGTGCCGCCCTGCTCGCTGCGTTCCTCGTCGGCTGCCAGCAACAGCCGCCCGCCAACGATCAACTCGACGCGGTGCTCTGGACCCAGACCTCCATCGAACACGAGCTGATCTATCGCCAGGTGTTCGCCAGCGCCACGCGGCAACTGGACGTGGCCCTGGCCACCCCGGACTGGGATGCCCTGCCCTTGCCGCCGCGCCAGCTGGCGGGCCTGCCGCCGGCGGTGATCGTCGACATCGACGAAACCCTGCTGGACAACATTCCCCTCAATGCCCGGGACATTCGCAACGACCAGGCCTACGGCTATGACCGCTGGAACCTCTGGGTCGAGCAGGCCAGGGCGCAGGCCCTGCCGGGGGCCGTGGCCTTCGTGCAGGCCGCCCGTCAACGCGGGATCAAGGTGTATTACCTGACCAACCGTGAGCACAGCCAGGTCCGGGCCACGGTCGACAACCTGCGCCTGCGGGGCTTCCCGGTCGACAGCCCGGAGCAGGTGCTGGCGGCCGGCACGCCCACCGGTCATTGCGAACAGGCCGGCTACGGCAAGGACTGCCGGCGCCAGTGGGTCGCCAGCCAGGCGCGCGTGCTGTTGCTGGCCGGCGACTCGCTGGGCGACTTCGTCCAGGCCGCGCACAACAGCCTCGACGCCCAGCGCCGAGCGGTCGAGCCCTACCTGGGCTGGCTCGGCCAGCGCTGGTTCCTGCTGCCCAACCCGACCTATGGCAACTGGTACAGCGCCCCGTATGGCGACCAGGACGACCTGCCGATGGCCCGCAAGCGCCAGCTCAAGCAGCAGGCCCTGCAGTTGCAGCCCTGA
- a CDS encoding TonB-dependent receptor domain-containing protein, with protein sequence MSLTTAATTATTFRHSSLFAVGTAVLGLATGAPAAETQAPGEKRLGTVTVQAARQTAAQAARAELDEIPGGTSLVTQAEVEKGRSATLEDTLAYQPGVYAQSAGGNDAIKISIRGSGANTSPGYFREGTKFLFDGLALTGPGGTPYELLDTQGLDYTEVLRGANAFEYGALSLGGAINFVTQSGLTAPDNRIKVEGGSFGWQKQTLSTGGVVGDGDYFVSVDNSRRDGYQDFTFTKAKGVVTNFGYRFNPKLETRLFVRYREEYHENSAPLTRAQIKHDSSKTTAAVRDARGDSTKRGSTWVGSKTTYTFDDDATLEAGLVYHDYPQILSRQSSVNPNYWDWRDINYSLKYSRHDQVFGLPSTTTVGWSSTEHVRSGVRTYRGDKDLGVLQKQVEYDGSFDHVFTLGNDLGLTDNLYLSSGLSAIEIKRDINVTFSDRANTSGLPDHYRYDEWKLAPRAGVRYYLTPDVQLFANASRSIDPPSSWSSSGSGVTSNYAKPLVPQSANTVEFGIRGKNAVFDGSLTLYKSWIKNELLNVEVLPATRTTAAVISTSNATPTIHQGVEAGLTTRLWQGANGDVLSWRQAYTLNDFHYRNDPLFSQNELPGLPKHVYQGELFYQYANGFYAGLNVRAVSSTAVDYANTFYAPSYTLWGARFGYDDPGKKWQLYLDLKNLTDQNYVTAVLPTYNANGRDTASLYPGDGFGAFTGIAYNF encoded by the coding sequence GTGTCTCTGACAACAGCCGCGACAACCGCAACAACCTTCCGTCATTCCTCTTTATTCGCCGTAGGCACCGCAGTACTCGGCCTGGCCACCGGAGCCCCGGCCGCCGAGACCCAGGCGCCCGGCGAGAAGCGCCTGGGCACGGTCACCGTCCAGGCGGCCAGGCAGACCGCCGCCCAGGCCGCCCGCGCAGAGCTGGACGAGATCCCCGGCGGCACCAGCCTGGTGACCCAGGCCGAGGTGGAGAAGGGCCGTTCCGCGACCCTCGAAGACACCCTGGCCTATCAGCCCGGGGTGTATGCCCAGTCGGCCGGCGGCAACGATGCGATCAAGATTTCCATCCGCGGTTCGGGGGCCAATACCTCGCCGGGCTATTTCCGCGAAGGCACCAAGTTCCTGTTCGACGGCCTGGCCCTGACCGGCCCCGGCGGCACGCCCTATGAACTGCTGGATACCCAGGGCCTGGACTACACCGAGGTGCTGCGCGGGGCCAACGCCTTCGAGTACGGCGCGTTGTCCCTGGGCGGGGCGATCAACTTCGTGACTCAGTCGGGGCTGACCGCGCCGGACAACCGGATCAAGGTCGAGGGCGGCAGTTTCGGCTGGCAGAAGCAGACCCTCAGCACCGGCGGGGTAGTGGGGGACGGCGACTACTTCGTCAGCGTCGACAATTCGCGGCGCGACGGTTACCAGGACTTCACCTTCACCAAGGCCAAGGGCGTGGTGACCAACTTCGGTTATCGCTTCAACCCGAAACTGGAAACCCGCCTCTTCGTGCGCTACCGCGAGGAGTACCACGAGAACTCGGCGCCGCTGACCCGCGCGCAGATCAAGCACGACTCGTCGAAGACCACCGCCGCCGTGCGCGATGCCCGGGGCGACTCGACCAAGCGCGGCTCGACCTGGGTCGGCAGCAAGACCACCTACACCTTCGACGACGATGCCACCCTCGAAGCCGGGCTGGTGTACCACGACTACCCGCAGATCCTCAGCCGCCAGAGCAGCGTCAACCCCAACTACTGGGACTGGCGCGACATCAACTATTCGCTCAAGTACAGCCGCCACGACCAAGTGTTCGGCCTGCCGAGCACCACCACCGTAGGCTGGAGCAGCACCGAGCATGTGCGCTCCGGAGTCCGTACCTACCGCGGCGACAAGGACCTGGGCGTGCTGCAGAAACAGGTCGAGTACGACGGCTCCTTCGACCATGTGTTCACCCTGGGCAACGACCTGGGCCTGACCGACAACCTGTACCTGTCCAGCGGGCTTTCGGCGATCGAGATCAAGCGCGACATCAACGTCACCTTCAGCGACCGCGCCAACACCAGCGGGCTGCCGGACCACTACCGCTATGACGAGTGGAAACTCGCGCCGCGCGCCGGCGTGCGCTACTACCTGACGCCGGATGTCCAGCTGTTCGCCAACGCCAGCCGCTCCATCGACCCGCCCAGTTCCTGGTCCAGCTCCGGTTCCGGGGTCACCAGCAACTACGCCAAGCCGCTGGTGCCGCAAAGCGCCAATACGGTGGAGTTCGGCATCCGGGGCAAGAACGCGGTCTTCGACGGCAGCCTGACCCTGTACAAATCCTGGATCAAGAACGAGCTGCTCAACGTCGAAGTGCTCCCGGCCACCCGGACCACGGCGGCGGTGATCTCCACCTCGAACGCCACGCCGACCATTCACCAGGGGGTCGAGGCCGGGCTGACCACGCGGCTCTGGCAAGGCGCCAACGGCGACGTGCTGAGCTGGCGCCAGGCCTACACCCTCAACGATTTCCACTACCGCAACGACCCGCTGTTCAGCCAGAACGAGCTGCCGGGCCTGCCCAAGCATGTCTACCAGGGCGAACTGTTCTACCAATACGCCAACGGTTTCTACGCCGGGCTCAACGTGCGGGCGGTGTCGAGCACAGCGGTGGACTACGCCAATACCTTCTACGCCCCGTCCTACACCCTGTGGGGCGCGCGCTTCGGCTACGACGACCCGGGCAAGAAGTGGCAGCTGTACCTGGACCTGAAGAACCTCACCGACCAGAACTACGTGACGGCGGTGCTGCCGACCTACAACGCCAACGGCCGCGACACCGCGTCGCTGTACCCCGGCGACGGCTTCGGTGCCTTCACCGGCATCGCCTACAACTTCTGA
- a CDS encoding phosphotransferase enzyme family protein, translating into MSLQAVRTAHGLGLDPVAADWPALADSDLEQLLLDYPQLGRLQEVQWHSPRPFSAAGLITTGSGRLFVKRHHHQVRQPAWLEEEHRLIAHLHRQGAPVAAVLPNRHGRTATAQGPWTYEIHQVAEGLDLYRDALSWSPFQSPRHALAAGQALARLHEAAQRYSAAPRQTPVLLANARLIAQPSPLAAIAGAVEHDPGLKAYLADKDWQAQLSQWLLPFHAPLLPLLERQAPLWTHNDWHASNLLWGEDGAVSSVLDFGLADRTFALFDLATAIERNAVPWLELDSGGPAVADLDSVDALLAGYHQVRPLESRDLQALSALLPLVHVDFALSEVAYYQGVVGSARSADVAYQAYLLGHLRWFAGAQGQRLLRHLHRGRP; encoded by the coding sequence ATGAGCCTGCAGGCGGTACGAACCGCCCATGGCCTGGGGCTCGATCCGGTCGCGGCCGACTGGCCGGCCCTGGCCGACAGCGACCTCGAGCAGCTGCTGCTCGACTACCCGCAGCTGGGCCGGTTGCAGGAGGTGCAGTGGCACAGCCCGCGGCCGTTTTCCGCCGCCGGCCTGATCACCACCGGCAGCGGCCGCCTGTTCGTCAAACGCCATCACCACCAGGTGCGCCAGCCGGCATGGCTGGAGGAAGAACATCGCCTCATCGCCCATCTGCATCGCCAAGGCGCGCCGGTTGCCGCGGTGCTGCCCAACCGCCACGGCCGCACCGCCACCGCGCAAGGCCCGTGGACCTATGAAATCCACCAGGTCGCCGAGGGCCTGGACCTCTACCGCGATGCGCTGTCCTGGTCGCCGTTCCAAAGCCCGCGGCATGCCTTGGCCGCCGGGCAGGCCCTGGCCCGCCTGCATGAGGCGGCGCAGCGCTACAGCGCCGCGCCCCGCCAGACGCCCGTGCTGCTGGCCAATGCACGCTTGATCGCACAGCCCTCGCCGCTGGCGGCGATCGCCGGCGCCGTGGAGCATGACCCTGGGCTCAAGGCTTACCTGGCCGACAAGGACTGGCAGGCACAACTGAGCCAATGGCTGTTGCCCTTTCACGCGCCGTTGTTGCCCTTACTGGAGCGGCAGGCGCCGCTGTGGACCCACAACGACTGGCATGCCTCGAACCTGTTGTGGGGTGAGGACGGTGCGGTCTCCAGCGTGCTGGATTTCGGCCTCGCGGACCGTACCTTCGCCCTCTTCGACCTGGCCACCGCCATCGAGCGCAACGCCGTGCCCTGGCTGGAACTGGACAGCGGCGGCCCGGCGGTGGCCGACCTGGACAGCGTCGACGCGCTGCTGGCCGGCTACCACCAGGTACGGCCGCTGGAGAGCCGCGACCTGCAGGCACTGAGTGCCTTGCTGCCGCTGGTGCATGTGGATTTCGCCCTGTCGGAGGTGGCCTATTACCAGGGCGTTGTGGGCTCCGCCCGCAGTGCCGACGTGGCCTACCAGGCTTACCTGCTCGGTCATCTGCGCTGGTTCGCCGGCGCCCAGGGACAACGCCTGCTGCGCCATTTGCACCGGGGGCGGCCATGA
- a CDS encoding GntR family transcriptional regulator — translation MPFDPISPHYQRIREQIAQDIAGGSPQADEKFPSERELIERFGCTRVTLRQALQQLEAEGLVYRENRRGWYVSPQRIRYDPSRITGFMEYVAAQGRVPRTECLLAEQRPAGAWLARRMGLESADEPVFYLQRRRWIDRRPVLLECNAILASWCPGLLEVDLNTSLTRVLRERFARVQSRCELQIHTSTVNEEQADLLQLSPGSTNVYLERLNFGEDNQPVEFDQEFWRPDALSIVMQTHYPGTLA, via the coding sequence ATGCCCTTCGATCCCATTTCACCGCACTACCAGCGCATTCGTGAGCAGATCGCTCAAGACATCGCCGGCGGCAGCCCCCAGGCCGATGAGAAGTTCCCTTCCGAGCGCGAGCTGATCGAGCGCTTCGGCTGCACCCGGGTGACCCTGCGCCAGGCCCTGCAACAGCTGGAAGCCGAGGGCCTGGTATATCGGGAAAACCGTCGCGGCTGGTACGTCAGCCCGCAACGCATCCGCTACGACCCCTCGCGCATCACCGGTTTCATGGAGTACGTCGCCGCCCAGGGGCGTGTCCCGCGCACCGAATGCCTGCTGGCCGAACAGCGCCCCGCCGGTGCCTGGCTGGCCAGGCGCATGGGCCTGGAGTCCGCGGACGAACCGGTGTTCTACCTGCAACGCCGGCGCTGGATCGACCGGCGCCCGGTGCTGCTGGAGTGCAACGCGATCCTCGCCAGCTGGTGCCCCGGCTTGCTGGAGGTGGACCTGAACACCTCGCTGACGCGGGTGCTGCGCGAGCGCTTCGCGCGGGTGCAATCGCGCTGCGAACTGCAAATCCACACCAGCACGGTCAACGAGGAACAGGCCGACCTGCTGCAACTGTCCCCGGGCTCCACCAACGTCTACCTGGAGCGGCTGAACTTCGGCGAGGACAATCAGCCGGTGGAGTTCGACCAGGAATTCTGGCGCCCCGATGCCTTGTCGATCGTGATGCAGACCCATTACCCGGGCACGCTGGCCTGA
- a CDS encoding alpha/beta fold hydrolase, with translation MADLHSFTELPLVRGELLEIRPGRRLSVAHRPGTRHADTVVFFGHGGGGNKDQWRELWRHLGEQGYSLVAWDLLGHGDSEKPRQAAAYAWDELVADQLQIIQRYAGRRNVLVAHSFGTGLALSAALEQPRRLPGVTVAGALLLGTALQRPLGRGGLLGLPAWLLEILRPLLSRGFRQKAWHPTVDPALLAYEERLTRRNRLYVFKALLQSAQWPDASALAGLTLPTRVLAGDSDGLTPASGGEALARHLPQGSFQLLERCGHQLMLERPGEVLAAFQALLEHLEPSAG, from the coding sequence TCCGCCCCGGCCGGCGCCTCAGCGTGGCCCACCGGCCCGGCACCCGGCACGCCGACACCGTGGTGTTCTTCGGCCATGGCGGGGGCGGCAACAAGGATCAGTGGCGCGAGCTGTGGCGCCACCTGGGCGAGCAGGGCTACAGCCTGGTGGCCTGGGACCTGCTGGGCCACGGCGACAGCGAAAAACCCCGCCAGGCCGCGGCCTACGCCTGGGACGAACTGGTGGCCGACCAGTTGCAGATCATCCAGCGCTATGCCGGCCGACGGAATGTGCTGGTGGCCCATTCCTTCGGCACCGGGCTGGCCTTGAGCGCCGCGCTCGAACAGCCGCGCCGGCTGCCCGGGGTGACGGTCGCCGGGGCCTTGCTGCTGGGCACTGCGTTGCAGCGTCCGCTGGGGCGCGGCGGGCTGCTGGGCTTGCCGGCCTGGCTGCTGGAAATACTCCGGCCGCTGTTGTCCCGGGGCTTTCGCCAGAAGGCCTGGCACCCCACGGTCGATCCGGCGCTGCTGGCCTACGAGGAACGGCTGACCCGGCGCAACCGCCTGTATGTGTTCAAGGCCTTGCTGCAAAGCGCGCAATGGCCCGATGCCTCGGCCCTGGCCGGCCTGACCCTGCCGACCCGGGTGCTGGCCGGCGACAGCGACGGCCTGACCCCGGCCAGCGGCGGCGAAGCCCTGGCCCGGCACCTGCCGCAGGGCAGTTTCCAGTTGCTGGAACGGTGCGGCCATCAACTGATGCTGGAGCGCCCCGGTGAAGTGCTGGCGGCGTTCCAGGCGCTGCTGGAGCACCTGGAACCGTCCGCCGGGTAG
- a CDS encoding ABC transporter substrate-binding protein produces the protein MVSLRVMLEYFHPWPNSAGLYLARERGWYRELGLDVELVVHDPYRGDTLQHLLTGAADFGVFPSNRLLVRRSQGQPLQGIAAINHAGLESIQTLTDSGIQRPRDLVGKRLALNPTPRGLAMVRHLVRADGGDPDGVILVDSGVRELRPEQLAEGLADASFGGYWAWEALMPSPIDATRRVVLPVDEIGAPAYHSYLLGAHEQTLAEKPRQVRDFLAATARGYLAAAREPELALAAYECTTPYFPTELLRASLHKIAPTWLHQGRWGEQRQALLEPYAQWLHQHAVLDNPGVWQAATSNAYLPEPAR, from the coding sequence ATGGTGTCGTTGCGGGTAATGCTGGAATATTTTCATCCCTGGCCCAACTCGGCGGGGTTGTACCTGGCGCGGGAACGCGGCTGGTACCGGGAGCTGGGCCTGGATGTCGAACTGGTGGTGCATGACCCCTACCGTGGCGACACCCTGCAGCACCTGCTGACCGGCGCGGCGGACTTCGGGGTCTTCCCCAGCAACCGGCTGCTGGTGCGACGCAGCCAGGGGCAACCGCTGCAAGGTATCGCCGCGATCAACCATGCCGGCCTGGAGTCGATCCAGACCCTGACCGACTCCGGCATCCAGCGGCCCCGGGACCTGGTCGGCAAGCGCCTGGCACTCAACCCGACGCCCCGCGGCCTGGCCATGGTGCGCCACCTGGTGCGCGCCGACGGTGGCGACCCCGATGGGGTGATCCTGGTGGACAGCGGCGTGCGCGAATTGCGTCCCGAACAGTTGGCCGAGGGCCTTGCCGACGCCAGTTTCGGCGGCTACTGGGCCTGGGAAGCCTTGATGCCCAGCCCGATCGACGCCACGCGGCGGGTGGTCTTGCCGGTGGACGAGATCGGCGCCCCGGCGTACCACAGCTACCTGCTCGGTGCCCATGAACAGACCCTGGCGGAAAAGCCCCGGCAGGTCCGGGATTTTCTCGCCGCCACCGCCCGCGGCTATCTGGCCGCGGCCCGGGAACCGGAGCTGGCCCTGGCGGCCTATGAATGCACCACGCCGTATTTCCCCACGGAGTTGCTGCGTGCCTCGCTGCACAAGATCGCCCCCACCTGGCTGCACCAGGGACGCTGGGGCGAACAACGCCAGGCCCTGCTCGAACCTTATGCCCAGTGGCTGCACCAGCACGCGGTTCTCGACAACCCCGGGGTGTGGCAGGCCGCGACCAGCAATGCCTACCTGCCGGAGCCGGCCCGATGA
- a CDS encoding TonB-dependent siderophore receptor — MATPFRYTLLTLSLALVSSALQAQEATLDTVTVTGQEPTGYQAKKAAVAGFDNAPLLDTPASVAVITEARLKDQQARLLSEVLKNDASVGDSYAPVGYYENFVVRGFALNPANSYKINGRTITGEQNVALENKQQVEVLKGLAGLQSGVSEPGGLVNYVSKRPEQVRSVTVSTNEQGERYLATDVGGWLGAEQAVGVRLNLAHEDIRSYVEHADGKRDFASLALDWNISPNALLQLNGEYQKREQRSVPGYQLLGGTALPHGVSPRDLLAYQSWSDPVGIESLNLDGLFEYRFNDAWKASFSASRSRVVIDDYSTFAWGCYGAASCADSALPNHFSAEGDYDISDYRSPDDTRRNEEAQVAINGQFDTGFLKHDLTFGTSAFRRLVDRRQSVNEYIGEGNIYQKPPVLEPYAGPLGPSYRRLDSRQYGLFASDRISFNEQWQTLLGGRQVRLDEETYNIAGDTTRHTRRSVFLPQVALIYKPRPDTSLYASYSKGLSLGGEAAWFSSNADEVLPPTTSRQLEVGIKRDFQRLSLTAALFQITQDLQYNRPNDDGSLTFVQQGKQKNVGLELSANGRLTSDLQVSASVAAIRARVTGSGTDAYDGHQALNVPKLRASLHGDYSIPGVPGLALLGGVQYSGSKYANREGSVKVDDYAVFDLGSRYSTRIGDYDTVLRLTVDNLFDKRYWRDVGESAGDGYLFLGAPRTARLSATINF; from the coding sequence ATGGCTACACCTTTTCGCTACACCCTGCTCACCCTGAGCCTCGCGTTGGTCTCCAGCGCTCTCCAGGCCCAGGAGGCGACCCTCGACACCGTCACCGTGACGGGCCAGGAGCCCACCGGCTACCAGGCGAAAAAGGCCGCGGTGGCGGGCTTCGATAACGCCCCGCTGCTGGACACCCCGGCCTCGGTGGCGGTGATCACCGAAGCCCGCCTGAAGGACCAGCAGGCGCGCCTGCTCAGCGAGGTGCTGAAGAACGACGCCTCGGTGGGCGACAGCTACGCCCCGGTCGGCTACTACGAGAACTTCGTGGTCCGCGGCTTCGCCCTGAATCCGGCCAACAGCTACAAGATCAACGGCCGCACCATCACCGGCGAGCAGAACGTGGCGCTGGAGAACAAGCAGCAGGTGGAAGTGCTCAAGGGCCTGGCCGGTTTGCAAAGCGGCGTGTCCGAGCCCGGCGGCCTGGTCAACTACGTGAGCAAGCGTCCGGAGCAGGTGCGTTCGGTGACCGTCTCCACCAACGAACAGGGCGAACGTTACCTGGCCACCGACGTGGGCGGCTGGCTCGGCGCCGAGCAAGCAGTCGGGGTTCGGCTGAACCTGGCCCACGAAGACATCCGCTCCTATGTCGAGCACGCCGACGGCAAGCGCGATTTCGCCTCCCTGGCCCTGGACTGGAACATCAGCCCCAACGCCCTGCTGCAACTCAACGGCGAATACCAGAAGCGCGAGCAACGCTCGGTACCGGGTTATCAACTGCTGGGCGGCACCGCCCTGCCTCACGGCGTATCGCCGCGGGACCTGCTGGCGTACCAGAGCTGGTCGGACCCGGTGGGCATCGAGTCGCTGAACCTCGACGGCCTGTTCGAGTACCGCTTCAACGACGCCTGGAAAGCCAGCTTCAGCGCCTCTCGCAGCCGGGTGGTGATCGACGACTACAGCACCTTCGCCTGGGGCTGCTACGGCGCGGCCAGCTGCGCCGACAGCGCGCTGCCCAACCACTTCAGCGCCGAGGGCGACTACGACATCTCCGACTACCGCAGCCCCGACGACACCCGGCGCAACGAAGAGGCCCAGGTGGCGATCAATGGCCAGTTCGACACGGGGTTCCTGAAGCATGACCTGACCTTCGGTACCAGCGCGTTCCGCCGCCTGGTGGATCGCCGGCAATCGGTCAACGAGTACATCGGCGAGGGCAACATCTACCAGAAACCTCCGGTGCTGGAGCCCTATGCAGGACCGCTGGGGCCGAGCTATCGACGCCTCGACAGCCGCCAGTACGGGCTGTTCGCCAGTGACCGCATCAGCTTCAACGAACAATGGCAGACCCTCCTCGGCGGCCGCCAGGTGCGCCTGGATGAAGAGACCTACAACATCGCCGGCGACACCACGCGCCATACCCGGCGCAGCGTGTTCCTGCCCCAGGTGGCGCTGATCTACAAGCCGCGTCCCGACACCTCGCTCTACGCCAGCTACAGCAAGGGCCTGTCCCTGGGCGGCGAGGCGGCCTGGTTCAGCAGCAACGCCGACGAAGTGCTGCCGCCGACCACCTCGCGCCAGCTGGAGGTGGGGATCAAGCGCGACTTCCAGCGCCTGAGCCTGACCGCCGCGCTGTTCCAGATCACCCAGGACCTGCAATACAACCGGCCCAACGACGACGGCAGCCTGACGTTCGTGCAGCAAGGCAAGCAGAAGAATGTCGGCCTCGAGCTCTCTGCCAACGGTCGGCTGACCTCCGACCTGCAGGTATCCGCCAGCGTCGCGGCCATCCGCGCGCGGGTCACCGGCAGCGGCACCGACGCCTACGACGGCCACCAGGCGCTCAACGTGCCCAAGCTGCGGGCCAGCCTGCATGGCGACTACAGCATCCCCGGGGTGCCGGGCCTGGCGCTGTTGGGCGGGGTGCAATACAGCGGCAGCAAATATGCCAACCGGGAAGGCAGCGTGAAGGTCGACGACTATGCGGTGTTCGACCTGGGCAGCCGTTACAGCACCCGGATCGGCGATTACGATACGGTGCTGCGCCTGACCGTCGACAACCTGTTCGACAAACGCTACTGGCGCGATGTCGGCGAATCCGCCGGCGACGGCTACCTGTTCCTCGGCGCCCCCCGCACTGCGCGGTTATCCGCCACCATCAACTTCTGA